A single region of the Rattus rattus isolate New Zealand chromosome 8, Rrattus_CSIRO_v1, whole genome shotgun sequence genome encodes:
- the LOC116906954 gene encoding putative olfactory receptor 8G3 pseudogene: protein MESGNRSIVIEFILAGFSTKPELRLPLFLLFLGMYVVTVLGNLGMIILILLSSHLHTPMYFFLSSLSFIDLCHSTVITPKMLVNFVSEQNIISYPECMTQLYCFLVFAIAECHTLAVMAYDRYVAICNPLLYNVVMSHHLCLWLTAGVYTLGVIGSSVHTGFMLKLLFCKTNKINHYFCDLFPLLELSCSSIYVNELLVLFLSALNILTPAFAILTSYIFIIASIVRIRSTEGRSKAFSTCSSHISAVAIFYGSAAYMYLQPSSVSSMDQGKVSSVFYTTVVPMLNPLIYSLRNKDVKTAVKKILNR, encoded by the coding sequence ATGGAGTCTGGAAACCGTTCGATAGTAATCGAATTTATTTTGGCTGGATTCTCAACCAAACCAGAGCTGCGGCTgcccctgttcctcctcttccttggaaTGTACGTGGTCACAGTGCTGGGGAATTTGGGCATGATCATCCTAATTTTGCTCAGCTCCCAcctgcacacccccatgtactttttcctcagcAGTCTGTCCTTCATTGACCTCTGCCACTCTACTGTCATTACCCCTAAAATGCTGGTAAACTTTGTGTCAGAGCAGAATATCATCTCCTACCCTGAATGCATGACCCAGCTCTACTGCTTCCTTGTTTTTGCAATTGCAGAGTGTCACACGTTGGCTGTAATGGCATATGACCGCTACGTTGCCATCTGTAACCCTTTACTCTACAATGTTGTCATGTCTCAtcatctctgcctctggctcacAGCGGGAGTTTACACTTTGGGTGTCATTGGATCATCCGTTCACACAGGCTTTATGTTAAAATTGCTTTTCTGCAAGACCAATAAGATTAACCACTATTTTTGTGatctttttcctctcttggaGCTATCATGCTCCAGTATATACGTCAATGAACTCTTGGTTCTCTTCTTGAGTGCATTAAATATCCTGACACCTGCATTCGCCATCCTTACGTCCTATATCTTCATCATTGCCAGCATTGTCCGCATTCGTTCCACAGAAGGCAGGTCCAAAGCCTTCAGCACCTGCAGTTCCCACATCTCCGCTGTTGCCATCTTCTATGGTTCTGCTGCATACATGTACTTACAGCCATCATCGGTGAGTTCAATGGACCAAGGGAAAGTGTCATCTGTATTTTATACTACTGTTGTCCCCATGCTGAACCCATTGATCTACAGCCTGAGAAATAAGGATGTCAAAACTGCTGTAAAGAAAATTCTTAACAGATGA